Genomic DNA from Pseudorasbora parva isolate DD20220531a chromosome 17, ASM2467924v1, whole genome shotgun sequence:
TTGATTGGTCCATTTTAATGTTGATTTTCAGTCTGGGGCACAACATTTGAAAACGTCAGTATCACAGTAGTATTGGGAGAATAAAACAAGCTGGTATTTGAAGGAGTACATCACCCCAAAATCACAGTGACCTCTGTGAAGAGTTTTCATTAACAGAACTGAAAGATCAATACATGTACAGAAGATAAGGCCTTCAGCTGTGCCATCAACTCACTGCTGCTTTCATCCCTCAACAACATAGAGCTGATGGCCACAGGCACATtgaaaaattatacaaaaacaaaatcaatatCAAAAGCTGAGTGGCATTTCACTGCTTCAAAGTGTATTTTGTCCAGGGGCAGAATGCTCTGAAATGATTGATCAGTGAATTAAACTCTCCCCTGTGTGCAGGCAAAGGCGACAAGTTTCACTTGAGGTTTCAAGTTGGAATATCTGAGCAATATCTACCAGTCTCCAAAACAGGTTCAAAATCATCATACAAAGCCAAAGaaaacattcataaattcaGTTAGGGTGAAGTGGTTGAGaaagcatattttaaatgttttcttaaAACCTGCATGCACTTGTAAGGCTAGCAAGAAAACATTCATGCTCGACAACATGGAAAGAAGTACAGAAGGCAAACTGACACTGCAGACGTAAGGACTGCCACTGCCTCGCATTAGCACAATGTTCCATATGGAGAACATGAGAAAAGAAACGGGACAAAAGACCTAATGTTGCTTTGATGTGTAAAATCCCACATTTAACGTACACACCGGTCCTGTTTAGACATCTGATGGTTTCTGTACCAGAAAGTATAAGAGCTGCCAGAGTCTGTGTATGTGAATGGCACTTGAGGTGTGCAGGCTGGTCTATCACAAGAGCCGAGGAAGGATCTTCTCAGTTAACAGGAGGGTCTCTAGTCTTAACACTTCCGTCCTCCATGCCGAAGTACACCCGCTCAGCCATTCCCACAAACAAGCCCGTCTCAACCACACCTTCATAAAAGAGAGACCATTCATTCGTTGTATTTAGGAATATATACACTACCGtttcaaatgattttttttatccttattattaataaaaaaaatattcagcaaggatgcattaaaatgatcaaaagtgacagtaaacacattcataatgttacaaaacatttcCATTTCAATTCAACACTGCTcgtttaaactttcttttcatcagtacctttgatcaaataaatgcagccttggtgagcatgagactcatttcaaaaacattaaaaatagaaagttaaagttgGGAAAAAAGTTGATCTGTACAGACCTGGGATCATCTTGATGGCCGTGTTGACCTCTTTCCAGTTCTGAGCATGCTCAAACTTCCAATCCAGAATGAAATTACTGTTATCAGTAACCACTGGACCCTAAATACAATAGTATCAAATCATCAGATGAATAGACCACCAATCCAAAAATGTCAAGATACGGAgcaaattatatattaataacaCAATTGTGACTCAAGACCCATCAGTAAGACTCTCTTACAGCTTTACTGATTGCCATCCTCAGCACTGCCTCTCCTCCAAAGCGCCGGGCAATGGCCCTGGACACAGGCATATATGCCATGGGGATGACCTCCACCGGGACACCTTTCTTCCACTGCTGCCCCAGAGCCTTTGAGTCCTTTCTACTCACACAAACGATAAAAATCACATGAGCGCATCAGAACCTCTAGTTTGTAAATGTAGTGTAACACTATTGCATAATTATAGCAACCCCATGCTATGATGACACACGACTTCTGTTAAACGTTTCAGTACCTGCACCTCGTGATCAGCAGTAATTATGGGCTGCTAAATATATACTGAATTtcgtagctcaaacagtagaggaAATTAACCAATGTAGTGTATACCTTGACTGCAATgcaagtcactttggataaaagcatctgcccgTCACCTCATACATACCTATAGTCTGCGATGACAATGAAATGTTTGGCACAACCAGCCACAATCTTCTCCTGGGTTAAGCATCCTCTGTTTAGagggaaggaaaaaaaaggaCATGACGAAACCTGATGACACCTCAGGGGTTTGACACAAAAGAACATGGAAAAGCAATTGGAAAATATCCTTGATTTAAAGAGGTTTTCCAAATTCACCCTCCTCCTTTAATCAGTGTCAAAGCAGCATCAACTTCATCAGCTCCGTCAATTGCTACATCCAGCTAGAAGTCACAAAAAAAAGCACTGTTTAGGGCACTTGAATCAAAGAATTAATATGaaacaatatttatttgaaatcattaaagggatagttcacccaaaaatgaaaattagttactcaccctcaagtcatcccaggtgtatatgacattcttctttcagacaaacacaatcagagttatattaaaaaatgtcctggatcTTCCAAGCATTAAGGCTGATTTATACTTGTGCGTCGGACCTGCACCGTAGCCTCTATGCCATGGGCTAAGCATCAATCttcatttatacttctgcgtcctTGTCTGCATTGATGTGCAGTTACACATGCAGAGGGAGCACGATGCCCCTGAGGGAGGGGATCTGGCACACCAATCAGCGCTTGTGGTCCGCGTAGAATTGACGCGTTGTTCCGTTTTTGGAGAGGTGCACGTCAGGGTATGTTGTAGGCTACGCGTGGAACACAGCCTACAACTTAGCTACGGCGTACACTCGATGCAGAAATATAAATTGGGCTTTACAATGGCAGCCCAAGATTTTGAAGCCcagaaaagtgcatccatccattataaaagtaatccatgaGACTCcagagggttaataaaggccttctaaagaGAAGctatgggtttgtgtaagaaaaatatattttgtttgttcacccaaaaatggaaaaatctttcattatttaattactcaacctcattgtcgtttgacacccgtaagacctccgttcatcctgggaacacaaagatatttttgttgaaatccaatggttCAGAAAGGCATcttctctctcaagacccattaaAGGCACTATAAACATCCTTACAAAGTCCTGAAGCCtcggagcttaatgaatcagtgtattgattcatgattcagattgcATGTCAAAcagccaaactgctgaaatcacatgatttTGGCAATCCGAAAcgctgattcgatacactgattcataacggtttgaagcttTATGAAGGGGtatgcgcacaaaaactatctTTATAACTAACCGTCTCGttgctttataaaattattgtagggccgctgtagtgagatgggctctGTAACgccatctttagtgcctttatggtcttgagagaggaaatgactttggtgtcaatgaaggcctttctgagccatcagatttcaacaaaaacaatcttcatttgtgttttccgaagatgaactgaggtcttacaggtgtcaaacaacatgagggcgaataattaatgacagaattttcatttttgggtgaactaaccctttaacacattAAAAAGTTTTAGCTTCCAGCATATAGCCTAGCATTTTTAACTTATGAAAAAGTTTAAAGCCTCTCACAGTTCAAAACGCTTGAGCTACATCCTTCTGAGATACATCCTTCACGTTGATCATTTTTCGCTTTTATTAACCCCACCAGAGCCGTGTGGataacttttatataataatgaATGGATGcccttttttgggcttcaaatatCAAGCTGCCATTCAGtgacattataaagcttgggaGAGCCAGGGCCTTTTTTTATACAACTctaattgtattcatctgaaacaAGAATGTCATATTCACCTAGGATGGTTTGAGGGTGAATACatctaatttttattttcatcaCAATCCACCAAGTCGTTTTTGTACAAGGGATTCTAATGCTGTCTCTGGCCAAACTCACCTCAGGATGTCTGTCTAAATCCGACAGAGGGAGGCCATGCTGCAGAATCAGCTGACGGGCCTAAATCAACAATTCAAATGTGTCCATTATAACACGCATTTATGTCTATGAGTGTTATGTCTATAGACTAAGGTTTAAACTGACCTGGAAGGAAGTGGGTACACACACAATGTTCAACTTCTCCTGTCTTACCCGATCAGCTAGAAAGAAAACACCATTCTTTAGTAATTATTATACAAGCCTAAGTGggtaatattaaattaaatgtctTACCCAGCCTGTCCACAGCATAGACAATAGTTGAGCCACTGCCCACCCCAACTATCTGATTGTTCTGAGAAAAACAAATGTAAAGTTTTACAGCATAACCAAACAAAATGCAGTCACACATAAAGAAACAACACTGGTAAAAAGGCCTACAAATCTTGATTTCATTATTTCTTTTTCAACATGGGGTCAGTAAAGGAGAtgcttttaaaggggtggtaaaacacgatttcacttttctaactttagcttgtgtgtaatgttgctgtttgagcataaacaacatctgcaaagttacaacactcaaagtttaaagcaaagggagatgtttgcttttaaagaaatcaatttctaaggactacagcaaacagCCGTTTGGGAACTACAGCTTTTACCCCCAGACTCGCTGACATCAGCAGctacaatatttacataaacccctccttcgagaatattaaataaggggggCGAGGCCGTTTTGCAATGCACTGTTTgcaaacgctgttattttcatccggaCTGTAGGTCCACTTTGTTCAGCCTTCCTAGGGACGGGGGAGTTGGGGATCAATGGTTAAAATTTAAATCTCGCTCTCTTTGCTGCACATTTTACGGAGGAATTAAAGCTCACAATCGTTGCAAGTTCAAAGCAGGAGTCGCACAATGGCTTGTCCTAaaagatggagcagttccaactttaaaaacagCTGTCTACGGGCCATAACCTGTAAGTATGAATTATTTTTCATTGATGCGTTTTCCTGTAAtagtttgtatttttaattgtatgttttttagcaaggaagtaaacaaatgacaacaCTTTTTGCCTCTGCAAACCAATTTGTTAACCCTTTGACACGTACAATTTGTGAcacatttttgctaaaacactgtTGGTCACTTTAATAAGTTGTAGTGATACTTTCTTtccccagaaagaatgtgaaacacataaaTGGTATCATTAGGGatcatttaatgtaatttaaatagattttacacactaagtgcaatatcgtatcgcatatcgctTTGAATATCGAATATCGCTTCGAATTTGTTTCTTGTTCAAGAAGCTATCTCACTCAGAAATGTGTCATAGCATACACCCGTTCACCCCTACAACAACTAGATAACTATCCGGTTGTCgcagcgcttccgggtccaaacAATCTCATACCACAAGAAAAACCacaaacggtgctaatatacacacacaatgtggtgtgatacgacaaaaaagctataatcataacttttttctccataccaaaattccagatggccagacagtgattcatcttttttaaatcgttaaaatattaatgtatgtgacactgtgagcacagagactgttgtgtagactgtaagtatataaaatgttaaacttttttaaatgttggatgtttaatatgaataaatagcgCTCATAAACGAGCGTcgattagcctagaaatctagatgcaacctagcagcagcaaatctaatctgcccgcgagtgtcgtctagcaactctcaatacccttctgagctgtaaacgccaaactcgtcgggccaatcacatcgtgtatagagtcggtgggcggggccataataaGTTTCTAGTAAACAAAGAAACTGGCGGTTTTTATGAATCAGCTTTAactgtgactctggaagacttggagtcaagcttttctctgagaaaagaacggcactgaagtcattcttaaaaagggaagatgtgttctgagttttgccgaccagatacagcgaaagtttaatctatcaacaagctccgttggttgtagcgctatcctatcgcgtgcagagggagtttgaaagacaaccgtttatcccgcccctcggattgagccctgtctatggtgagtttccagaccaaacatcttgatgtgggtccggcttgtcaggctaggtgtcaatggcattctcaagtgaaacgagttgaggcttggacccagtAGCGGCGTTTCTTACGTCACGATTTAACAAGCGAATTATCATCCACACCAGCAAATGATATCATTCCGTTTATTCCAAGCATGCTTTGTCATTGTCTGTCGTAAAAGCTCGTTATAACAACGGATCGGCAGTCAATGTTTTATCGTTCATCAGCAGGATAAAATCAGATTGAAGGCTGAATATTGATATATTCAAATACAAACATTCATCAGTGCACACGTCAGATATGGGCTGAATCTGAATCACCCCGGGTAGTCCCAGTATAGGTCATAAAGCCCACCCCTCCATGTAGGTAGTTTTCTGGATTTTGGGAAGAGATttgagctttagctttaatttctacatttccttaactgtttatttcacaccaacataatgagTTCTGTTCTGTTAGTACAGTTCTGCAGTAAACTGTACCAACATACTGCAGGAGTGTTGGTTGGTTTTGATAACACGGCTCTACTGCGCAGACACAGGTCCCAAATCAGCGTAAGATGGCAGTGCCATATTCAGAAATTGGCTACTTAACTTTTCTACAATGGAAGCTAGTGAAGGAGCGTTGTCCATCTTTTTTTAGTCAATACAAAGCAGCCCGTTTGAGCTGCGCTTCGGCAAgcaccaatgaggtttgttctcgcGCCTCAAACAGGTTCaattgagcttctgtttatgttcacttacACTGCTAAAtgtatatgtgaataaaagaccAAATAAAATCTTATAAAGCAGTCGAGTgttttcagaaaatttggactaaaccgctcaattcatatggattcgttttacagtcactttatgaactttttaaagGGTCAATGTGGTAACGTAAGTTGCAAAGGCAGTCAATGAAGGGTCCGAAATCTCTGATTTGATCAAAAAgattttcatttgttttccgAAGATGCACAAGTCTTGGGAGTTTGGAAGAacacaagggtgagtaattaatgaccgaattgtaatttttggctgaactaactgTTTAATCACTCATGCATCTTCATCTGACCCTAGTGTGCTACAATTAATTATTTACAGTAGACACAATCAGCACCGGTGGTTAGACGTAGCTATTTCTAAACATGCTAATCGCTTATAGGTTTATTTTGAGCAGCCTTAGCATCCTTATATCACCTAGCTTACTTTACTGCTGCATAAATCACCACGTGCTTAACTGAAGCCACCTGAGCTACACTCACTGACTTCACTAACGTTACAATCTAACATATAAGTTAGCATGCCAGCTAGCATGAATAAAGCTAAAGTGCCACAGCGAATACTCTACAAATTATGACTGTCAAAGCTGCACAGTCATAATAACTAAATGTAAAACACCAGAACAGCAGGTCTGTTCATGCGAGAATAATTGAATAACGTCAAAGCAGTAAATCGATATTCATCGCGTCGTCACGCCTCCAAGTGTTTATTGCGCCAGTTAAACTGACGGAACTGTTAGAAATTTGTCACAACGACAGTAAATACACAATCTTACCTGTATATGGTTGTCTACAGCAGCATAAGCTGCCAGTTTTTTGGCCTCTTCAGCCATGATGAGAGTGCTGTGGTGCCGTCTGCTGCTGTTACACACGTGTTTTTCCCCCGGCAGAAAGAGGAGGAGAGTTCTGCTACTGATCACTGCAAACTCAACCCACCTCCGCGGCCTCATCACACAGCGCGTCCACGATCACAACAACAAAATGATTGCCACACTAAGTACGAGCAGGCGCATTAACGAAACGAACAGTAGGCAACGTATTAAAGTACGCTCAAAATAACACCTGTCAGATGAGCATGGGTGCATGTGTTTTCATAACAGGCGTGTGTTGTTTGACCCAATAGCAGAGCAGAATAACGAATGGTTCTTTTTGAGTCGGATCTTTTCAACGAATCGGTTGCGCAATCCCTGTTTTACCGCTAAAGACCTTATTCAGAGCAGCGCCGTGGCAGGTATGAAAGCGATAATGAGACTCACTGAGGgatagattttttttcccctatgGAAAGCGAAAAACAACAACGAATAAAGCTCCCTATTTTCCAcagcatctatctatctatctatctatctatctatctatctatctatctatctatctatctatctatctatctatctatctatctatctatctatctatctatctatctatctatctatctatctatctatctatctgtctgtctgtctgtctgtctgtctgtctgtctgtctgtcattttaAACATGTACGAAAAATGGCATTTTATTAAAACGTCAAACATCCAGTCGAGCGATAACATGTTTCTTCTTGTTGCTATCATTTGTCAGGCTTTCCATCCCTAGGCTATAATGCTTCTGTTAATGCTTAGCGTAACCAGTAGAGGGCAGGTAATGCCTACATTAAAACGTTTAGTAATGAAAATGAACTGTAGCCAACAAATAGAAAACAGAGGAGAGCTGAAACAGATGGGTATCAATATATCTCTTTATTTGGCAATCAGCTTGAAATGATCTAGATTTCAGTGTATAGCATACCCCTAATAAACCCACACCATCCTTCCGATAAACATGTCTCTTATTTACCTTAGTTTTTTACATATTGCAGTTTACAAATTTAGCTTATCTGTTTGACAAAATCGATTTAACAATGGATCTTttttatgtgctttataaaaaaTCTACACATTATACATTCATgattagaaaataaaaaatccaaaacaatatttaaacaGCACagaacaaaactcaacatacccCACCCAGGTGTGAGCGACCACAAATTAAAGTTGAATACTTCAATATTACAGTAAATACTGAGAGATGTTCAATGACAAACAGGATTACTGAAGGGAGGTTGTTTTTACACCAGAGGTCTGGACTCGAGGAGAATAACTATGATACTGTTACAGGGAAGATAGAGAGCAAGAAATGGGAATGCTGATTACGCAAGTGCTGCGAGATCTTCAAGAGAAAACCAACTTCTTAATTCTTTAATAACACatctactctctctctctctctctctctctctctctctctctctctctctctctctctctctctctctctctctctctctctctctctctctctctctctctctctctctctctctagcttAAAGCTCAACATGTCTAGATTCTCAGCTTTCTCTAATCTCATATTGCCTATGATTAAGTGCACAGGTGCTCACTTTTCTTGCCCACAGTTAATCCAACCATGTCTTTCTCTATTTGTGCGTCTACTTTGGGAATGTAACGTTGTTCGACGGGTCCAAAACAGCAGAGATGTCTGCATCTTCCGATTTCTTGGGATCTCTAAGAGGGTTTTATTCAGAAAGACCGCAAACAACTATAAACAACTATGAAGTAAAGATATGGAACTATACCTTCATTTGACCATTATTTCTAATTGCTTTTAATAATAACACAACAAATTACATAATAGTAATACAAATCAAAAGTTTCAATGTCTTATAAAAGGCATGCTTTctctgttttaaatatattgtgaGATGGACGGACATGATTGTGTGCGTTTAAGTAAGTGCCTTTGTTTTGGGCATTGTTTATAATCAtgcctgtggtgtgtgtgtgtgtgtgtgtgtgtgtgtgtgtgtgtgtgtgtgtgtgtgtgtgtgtgtgtgtgtgtgtgtgtgtgtgtgtgtgtgtgtgtgtgtgtgtgtgtgtgtgtgtgtgtgtgtgtgtgtgtgtgtgtttgtgagagagagagactggggAAGGT
This window encodes:
- the rpia gene encoding ribose-5-phosphate isomerase, whose amino-acid sequence is MRPRRWVEFAVISSRTLLLFLPGEKHVCNSSRRHHSTLIMAEEAKKLAAYAAVDNHIQNNQIVGVGSGSTIVYAVDRLADRVRQEKLNIVCVPTSFQARQLILQHGLPLSDLDRHPELDVAIDGADEVDAALTLIKGGGGCLTQEKIVAGCAKHFIVIADYRKDSKALGQQWKKGVPVEVIPMAYMPVSRAIARRFGGEAVLRMAISKAGPVVTDNSNFILDWKFEHAQNWKEVNTAIKMIPGVVETGLFVGMAERVYFGMEDGSVKTRDPPVN